A single region of the Oleispira antarctica RB-8 genome encodes:
- the rffG gene encoding DTDP-glucose 4,6-dehydratase. By similarity, giving the protein MKTLLVTGGAGFIGSNFVQYWLKTYPQDKVVVLDALTYAGNLASLKPVENNANYSFCHGNICDTDLVESLLTEHNIDTIVHFAAESHVDRSIDGPDAFIETNIIGTHSLLKASKKIWIDAPKSKGEAPLTHRFHHVSTDEVYGDLGPEDPAFTEETPYTPSSPYSASKAASDHLVRAYHHTYGLEVTTSNCSNNYGPYHFPEKLIPLVLTNILFDKPLPIYGNGQQIRDWLYVTDHARGIDLVINKGRLGECYNIGGINEWANIDIVNLICELMDESFKTNPELAAKYPNAKSAIASASKELITYVTDRAGHDQRYAINPTKSNTELGYVPQESFETGIRKTISWYLNNDQWWTDLLQGADK; this is encoded by the coding sequence GTTAAAAACCTATCCACAAGACAAGGTTGTCGTATTAGACGCGCTAACCTACGCTGGCAACCTAGCCAGCTTAAAGCCAGTAGAAAACAATGCCAACTACAGCTTTTGCCACGGCAATATCTGCGATACAGATTTAGTCGAGTCGTTATTAACAGAACATAACATCGATACTATTGTTCACTTTGCAGCAGAAAGCCACGTAGACCGTTCAATCGATGGGCCTGATGCGTTTATTGAAACTAATATTATTGGAACGCACAGTCTATTAAAAGCGTCGAAAAAAATCTGGATAGACGCGCCAAAATCAAAAGGCGAAGCGCCTCTAACGCACAGATTTCATCACGTAAGTACCGATGAAGTCTACGGCGATTTAGGCCCAGAAGACCCAGCGTTTACCGAAGAAACGCCGTACACACCCAGTAGCCCATACTCGGCCAGTAAAGCCGCAAGTGATCATCTAGTTCGTGCTTATCACCACACCTATGGTCTTGAAGTTACCACGTCTAATTGCTCAAACAATTACGGCCCATATCACTTCCCAGAGAAATTAATCCCTTTGGTATTAACCAACATCTTATTTGATAAACCATTACCTATTTACGGTAACGGACAGCAAATACGTGATTGGTTATACGTAACTGATCACGCGCGCGGCATCGACTTAGTGATTAACAAAGGTCGTTTAGGTGAGTGCTACAACATTGGCGGCATTAACGAATGGGCCAATATCGATATTGTTAATTTGATTTGTGAATTAATGGACGAATCATTTAAAACCAATCCAGAACTCGCAGCTAAATACCCTAATGCAAAGAGCGCAATTGCAAGTGCATCTAAAGAGTTAATTACTTACGTTACCGATCGTGCAGGTCACGATCAACGCTATGCAATTAACCCAACAAAATCGAATACTGAATTAGGTTATGTGCCTCAAGAAAGTTTTGAAACGGGTATACGTAAAACAATTTCTTGGTATTTGAATAATGACCAATGGTGGACAGATTTACTTCAAGGGGCAGATAAATAA